The nucleotide window CTGGCGCGGGTGTCAGCACCTGCAGGGCGCGGCCGCCGTCCGCGTCGCCCACCTCGACGACGCCCTTGGGCCGGTTCGCGTTGCCCGCCTGCAGCGCGGCGCGCACGTCGTCGGCGCTCACCCCCAGTTGCGCCAGCGCAAACGGATTCAGCTCCACGCGCACGGCCGGCTGCGATCCGCCGCCCAGCGTCACGTCGCCCACGCCCGGCACCTGCAGCAGGCGCTGGCTGACGATGTTGTTCACGGCGTCGTAGATCTGCCCCGGCGAACGTGCGGAGGACGTCAGCGCCAGGATCAAAAACGGCTGCGCCGCCGGATTGGCCTTGCGGTAGGTCGGGTTGCTGCGCAGGTTCGCCGGCAGGTCGGCGCGCGCGGCGTTGATGGCCGCCTGCACGTCGCGCGCGGCGCTGTCGATGTTGCGGCTCAAGTCGAATTGCAGCACCACGCGCGAGCTGCCGGTGCCGCTGAAGCTGGTCATCTCGTTGACGCCGGCAATCGAGCCCAGCGTGCGCTCCAGCGGCGTGGCCACGGTGCGCGCCATGTCGGCGGGGCTGGCGCCCGGCATATTGGCCGAGACGAAGATGACCGGAAAATCCACCGCCGGCAGCCGCGCCACGGGCAGCAAAAAGTACGCGCCTATGCCCGCCAGCGCCAGGCCGATGGTCAGCAGCACCGTGGCGATGGGCCGGGCGATGAAGGGGCGAGAGAGGTTCACCGCGTCTCCCCACCCTCGGCACAAGTGCGTGGGGACGAGCTTGCAAAGCGCCGCGCCAGGCGGTCGAACCACAGATAGATCACCGGCGTGGTGAACAGCGTCAGCAACTGCGACAGCACCAGCCCGCCGAAGATGGCGATGCCCAGCGGCCGGCGCAGCTCGGCGCCGTCGCCCCAGCTGAGCATCAGCGGCACGGCGGCCGCCAGCGCCGCCAGCGTGGTCATCAGGATCGGCCGAAAGCGCAGCAGCGCCGCCTGGTGGATGGCCTCACGCGCGCTCTTGCCCCCGCCGCGCTCGGCGTCGATGGCGAAGTCGATCATCATGATGGCGTTCTTCTTGACGATGCCGATGAGCAGCACCAGGCCGATGATGCCGACCACGTCCAGCGTGTGGCCGGTGAGCTCCAGCGCCAGCAGCGCCCCCACTCCCGCCGAGGGCAGCGTGGACAAAATCGTCAGCGGGTGCACGTAGCTCTCGTACAGCACGCCCAGCACGATGTAGACGCAGACCACGGCCGCCAGAATCAGCCACAACTGGTTGGCCAGCGATGTCTGGTAGGCGCCGGCCGCGCCGGTGAAGCGCAGCGTGACGGCCGCGGGCAGACCGGCCTCCTGCGCCGCCGCGCGCACCGCCTTTACCGCCGCGCCCAGGCTCACTCCCGGCGCGGTGTCGAAACCCACGGTGGCGGCCGGGTACTGGCCGACGCGGCGGATGACCAGCGGCGTGCGTTCTTCCACCACCTCGGCAAAGGACGCCAGCGGCGTGGTGGCGCCACTGCTGGTCTTCACCGGCAACTCGCGCAGCGCGCGCAGGCTGGCGGCGTCCTGCTGCGCGGCCTCCAGGATCACGCGGTATTGATTCGTCTCGGTGAAGATGGTCGAGACGATGCGCTGGCCGAAGGCGCTGTAGAGCAGGCTGTCCAGGCTGCTGGCGGTGACGCCCAGGCGCGCGGCGGTGTCGCGGTCGACGCGGATCATGGCCGCCGGGCCGCTGGCGCCGGCCTCGGTCGTGGCGTGGCGCACCTCGGGCACGGCCTGCAGGCGCTGCACCAGGCGCTGCGCCCACTGGTTGACGAGCTGCGTGTCCACGCCCTCCAGGTCCAGCCGGTACTGCGTGGGGCCGGAGTCGGAGTCGATGGTCAAATCCTGCGTGGGCTGCAGGAACAGCGTCACCCCCGCCACCTGCTCGCCCACGCGCTCGCGCAGGCGCTGCATGATGGCGGCCTCCGAATCGCCGAACACACCGCGCTCGCGCAGATTGATGACCAGCCGGCCGCTGGACATGGCGCTGTTGTTGGCCGCGTCCACCCCCACCACCGAGCTGAGGGACTGCACCGCCTCGTCCTGCAGCACGATCTGCGCCACCTGGCCCTGCAGCGCCGACATGCGCGCGAACGACACGTCGGCCGCGGCCTGCACCTGGCCTTGCAGCTGGCCGGTGCTCTGCGTAGGGAACAGATCCTTGGGGATCACGACGTACAGCAGCGCCGTGAGCGCCAGCGTCAGCACCGCCACCAGCAGGGTGAGCGGCTGGTGCGCCAGCACCCAGACCAGGCTGCGGTCGTAGCGGTCGATGATCGCGTCCATCGCGCGCTGGATGCGCCGCGCGATGCGGCCCTGCGCCTCATCCAGCGGCCCCAGCATGCGCGCCGACATCATCGGCACCAAGGTGAGAGACACCACGGCGGAGAACAGGATGGTGATGGCCAGCGTCACCGCGAATTCGCGGAACAGCCGGCCGATGACCTCCTGCATGAACAAGAGCGGAATCAGCACCGCGATCAGCGAGACGGTGAGCGAGATGATGGTGAAGCCGATCTCGCCGGCGCCGTCGAGGGCGGCTTGCATGGGGGATTTGTGGGTCGGCTCGGCGGGATTCGGGGCCGCGTCTGCCGCCGCGGCGGTGTGGTTGACGATGTTTTGGCTTCGGCTCACGTCGGCTGCGCCGACATGACCCTGCGCCGGAACATTGCCCGTGTCGGCTGCGCCGCCAGGTCCGGCTACGCCGGCCTGCATCTCACGATGCCGGGCAATGTTCTCAATCATCACGATCGCATCGTCGACCACGAACCCGGTGGCAATCGTCAGCGCCATCAGCGTCAGGTTGTTCAGCGAATAGCCCAGCAGGTACATGAAGGCCAGCGTGCCGATCAGCGAGACCGGCACGGCGATGCTGGCGATCACGGTGGCGCGCAGGCTGTGCAGGAAGGCGAAGATGACCAGCACCACCATGACCACGGCCAGCACCAGCTCCATCTGCACGTGGCGCACCGATGCGCGGATGCCCAGCGTGCGGTCGGTGAGCACCGCCAGCTGCACGCTCTGCGGCAGCGATTCCTGCAGCTGCGGCAGCTGGCGCTTGATGGCGTCCACCGTGGCGATGACGTTGGCGCCGGGTTGGCGCTGCACGTTCAGGATGATGGCCGGGGCCAGTCCAGCGGCGTTTTGGGGCGAAATCCGGCCTCTGTCGGCGTCTTTCATGGGCGTGTTGCTATCATTTTCGATAGCTACCCAGGCGCCCAGGCGGCGGTTTTCCGCGCCGTCGACCACCTGTGCCACATCCTTCAGGCGCACCGGCGCGCCGCCCACGTAGGCCACGATCAGCTCGCGGTAGTCCTCCACGGAGAGCAGCTGGTCGTTGGCGTTGATGCTGTACTGGCGCGTGGGCCCGTCGAAGCTGCCCTTGGCGCTGCTGGAGTTGCCGGCGGCAATCGCGCTGCTGATGGTGTCCAGGGTCAAGCCCATGGCGGCCAGCGCCTGCACGTTGCCCTGCACGCGCACGGCGGGGCGCTGGCCGCCGGCCAGGGTCACCAGGCCCACGCCGTCGATCTGGCTGATCTTGAGCGCCAGCCGCGTGTTGACCAGGTTCTGCACCTCGGTCAAAGGCAGGCTGGAAGACGTCACCGCCAGTTGCAGGACCGGCGCATCGGCCGGGTTGATCTTGGCGTAGATCGGCGGTGCCGGCAGGTCGGCCGGCAGCAGCGATCCCGCCGCGTTCATGGCCGCCTGCACCTGCTGCTCGGCCGTGTCCATGTCCAGCGCCAGGCCGAATTGCAGGGTGATCAGCGACACGCCCGCGCTGCTGACGCTGCCCATGCGCGACAGGCCCGGCATCTGGCCGAACTGGCGCTCAAGCGGTGCCGTGACGGTGCGGCTCATGACGTCCGGGCTGGCGCCGGGGTACAGCGTCTGCACCTGGATGGTCGGGTAGTCCACCTGCGGCAGCGCCGCGATCGGCAGAAAGCGCAGGCCCACCAGCCCCGCCAGCAGAACCGCCAGCATGACCAGGGCCGTGGCCACCGGCCGCTGGATGAACAGGCGCGAGACGTTCATGCGCGGCGGCAGGATCAGCGGCTGGCGCCGGACGCGGCAGGCGCGGGAGCGGGAGCCACCGGCTCGGATGCGCGGCGCTGCGGCGCGCCGGCGTCGGGACGCGTGCCGGAGCCGGCGCCGCGCGGTGCGCTGGCACCGCCTGGGCCAGCGCGCGCGCCGCTGCGCGCCCCGCTGGCACCGCCCTCGCCCGTCAGCTGCACGCGGCCGCCGTCCTTGACGCGGTCGCCGCCTTCGGTCACCACGCGCTCGCCTTCCGTCAGGCCTTCGGTGATCAAAGCCTGCTGCACGCTGGACATGCCGCGTTTCACGCTGCGCATGTGCGCCACGCGCTCCTCGTCGATGACATAGACGTACTCGCCCTGCGGGCCACTGCGCACGGCCGTGACCGGCACCAGCACGCCGCGCTCGACGCCCAGCTGCAGGCGCGCGTTGACGAACTGGTTGGGAAACAGCGTGCCGCCCTCGTTGGCAAAGCGCGCCTTGGCGCGCACCGTGCCGGTGGCGGTGGTGACCTGGTTGTCCAGCGTCAAAAAGCGCCCCTCGGCCAGGGTCTGCGTGCGAGCGCGGTCCAGCGCCGTCACGGGCAGCGGGCCGCGCGCCTGCGCCTGGCGCACCGCCGGCACGCGGTCCTGCGGCACGGCGAACAGCACGTCGATGGGCTGCACCTGGGTGATGGTGGCAATGCCGCCGCTCAAACCCGAGCTGACCAGGTTGCCCGGATCGACCGCGCGCAGGCCGATGGTTCCTGCCACCGGCGCGCGCAGCGTGGTGTAGTCGACGTTGAGCTGAGCCGTGCGCTCTGCCGCGCGGTCGGCCTGCAGCGCCGCCTCCAGCTGCTGCACCAGCGCGGTCTGCGTGTCCAGGGTCTGGCGTGCGATCGAGTCCTGGCGCCACAGCTCCTGGTAACGCTCAAGCGTCACGCGCGCCGCCGCCAGCTGCGCCTGGTCGCGCGCGGTCTGGCTTTTGGCCTGGGCCAGCGCCTGCTCGAACGGACGCGGGTCGATGCGCGCCAGCACCTGGCCCTTCTTCACGCTCTGACCCTCGGTGAACAGCACCTCGGTCAGCACGCCCGAGACCTGTGGCACCAGCGCGGCGGTGATAGGCGGGGTGACGGTGCCCAGGGCGTCGATGACGATGGGCAGCTCGCCCCGCACCGCGCGTGCCGCGCCAACGGTGGCGCTGGGCATTGCGCCGCCAGCGCCAAAGGCCGGCGCGCCCCCGCCCGGCGCACCCCCACCGGCTGGAGCGCGCGAGCGCTGCACCAGATACCACGCCGAGCCGACGAGCAGCGCGATGAGCAGCAGCGCCACCAGCACGGCACGCCAGCGGCGCGGCGGTCGGGCGGCGGGCGGGTCGGCAGGAAGATCAGGGGAAGCGGCCATGCGAAGCAAAAAAACAGTGACGAGGCAGCAGCCATCCTAGCAGCGGTGCGCTGCATCCCTGCGGCCCGCGCGCAGGCGGCCAGATAAAGCCAAAACGGCCGTCAGCCGTTGATTTACAAGCGTATGCAGCTATCTTTTTCGATGCGCGGGACACGCCGCCTTCGCCCTTCTTTACCCCTCCTTTACCCCCTAGGCGCGGGGCGCTTCAGGGCTGTACGCTGCGCGCCAGACGCAACCCGGAGAACTGCCAGCGGGCGGTGGTCGGAAAGAAGTTGCGGTAGCTGGCGCGCACGTGGCCGGCGGGCGTGGCGCACGAGCCGCCGCGCAGCACGTACTGGTTGACCATGAACTTGCCGTTGTACTCGCCCACTGCGCCGGGCGCTGGCGCGAAGCCGGGGTACGGCGCGTAGCTGGAGCTGGTCCACTCCCACACATCGCCGAACATCTGCACCAGCGCGCAGCCACCGCTGTGCTGCGTCGGCGCCGGCAGCGGGTGCAGCACGGCGCTGGCGGCAAAGCGCCCGGCTGCGAGGTCCTGCGCACAGCCTTGCGCGGCGGCCTCCCACTCGGCCTCGGTGGGCAGGCGCGCGCCGGCCCAGCGGGCATAGGCGTCGGCCTCGAAGTACGACAGGTGCACGACAGGCTGCTCGGGCGCCAGCGGCCGGCCACCGGCCAGCGTGAACTCGCACCAGCCCTGCGCCGTCTCGCGCCAGTACAGCGGGTGCGTGATCTGCTGGCTGCTGCGCCAGTCCCAGCCCTCGGCCAGCCACCAGGCCGGATCGTCATAGCCGCCAGCGGCGATGAAGGCCTGGTACTCGGCGTTGGTCACCGGCCGCGTCGCCAGCTCGTAGGCGTCGAGCCAGACCTGGTGGCGCGGCAGTTCGTTGTCGAAGGCAAAGCCCATGCCGTCGTGGCCGATCTGCGCCAGCCCGGCGTCGAAGCGCTGCCAGCGCAGTACGGGCGGCGCAGCGGCGGGCTCATCCAGCTGCGCGCTCGCCTCCTGGTAGGTGGGCCAGGTGGGGTTGCACCACAGCAGATGCTTGACGTCGGTGACGATCAGCTCCTGGTGCTGCTGCTCGTGCTGCAGGCCCAGCTCCAGCAGGCTGGCAAGCTCGGCATTGGCGGCGCTGGCGGGGTGTTGCAAGAGGCGCACCATGCGCTCTTGCACGTTGGCGCGCCAGGCCTGCACGGTGCCCAGATCCGGCCGCGTCAGGAGCCCGCGCTGGCCGCGCGGGTGCTGCCGGCCCACGCCCTGGTAGTAGGAGTTGAACAGCACGCGAAACGCCGGGTCGAAGGGCGCGAACTGCGGCTCGAAGCGTTCAAGGATGAAGGTCTCGAAGAACCAGGTGGTGTGCGCCAGGTGCCATTTGATGGGGCTGGCCTCCAGCATGGATTGCGCGCCGCAGTCTTCGGCCGACAGCGGCGCGGCCAAGCGCTCGGTGGCGGCGCGCACGTCGAGGAAACACTGGCAGGCGCCGCTGGCACTGGCCAGGGGCGTGGCGCCTGAAAGAGGTGGCAGTTCGTTGGAAGGCAGTCGCATGGCGGGTTCGTCTCCAGGCATGTCAGGCGCGGGCATGCACCAGCGCATACCAGCCGCGCTTGTCGGTCCAGGCCTGCGGCGCGTGAAAACCGGCGCGCGCCAGCATGTCCATGAACACCGGCAGCGGGTACTTGTAGCTGTTCTCGGTGTGGATGCGCTCGCCCCCGGCAAAGTCACGTTCGCCGCCGTGCCAGCGCACGCGCTGCGGCCCGCAGGCGGCCAGGTGCATTTCGATGCGCGACTCGGCGGTGTTGAAGAAGGCCTCGTGGCGCCACTGGCGCGGGTCGAAATCGGCGCCGATCAGGCGGTTCACGTGCGCCAGGATGTTGCGGTTGAACTCGGCCGTCACCCCGGCCGCGTCGTCGTAGGCGGCCTGCAGCACAGCCACGTCCTTGGGCAGGTCGATGCCGATCAGGATGCCGCCGCCCTCGCCTGCCGCCAGTTCGTGCATGCGCTGCAGCAGCGCCAGCGCCGCCGGCGGGTCGAAATTGCCGATGGAGGAACCTGGGTAGAAGACCAGCCGATCGCGCGCGGCGATGCCCGGTGGCAGCTGCATGCCGGCGGTGATGTCGCCGCCCACCGCCCAGGCATCCAGCCCTGGCAGCGCCGCGCGCAGGCGCGCCACCGCGCCCTGCAGGTAGTCGGCCGAGATGTCGATGGCCACGTACTGGCGCGCGCGCAGCAGCCGGCACAGCACGCGCGCCTTGTCGCAGCTGCCCGCGCCGGGCTCGATGACCACGCCGTGCGTGCCCACGGTCTGCGCGATGGCACCGGCGTGGCGCAGCAGCACGGCGCGCTCGGTGCGCGTGGGGTAGTACTCGGGCAGGCGGGTGATGGCCTCGAACAGCTCGGAGCCGCGCTGGTCGTAGAAATACTTGGGCGACAGGCAGGCGCTGCCCCGCAGCAGGCCGGAGGTGATTTCCGCGCGCTCGACCGGCGGCGCCTCGGGCCCGGCCCGGCTCGTGGACCCGCCGCGCGGTGCGGCAGGCAATGGGATGGTGGCGGGCTGGCGGTCGTGAGCAAGGATGGCGACTGGCATGACCCGGCAGCGTGCCAGCGCCAGCGCGCGCAGCCGGCAGTCGAAGGCGCGCAAACGCGGTAGGACGGTTGCGCAAATTGCCGTGCCCAGCCTTGCGTGGCGCGGGCGTTTGTGCTTGCCGCGCCGATGGAAATATGAAGAAAAGTGCCCTGAGCCGGCGTGGATCAAGCGCCACCAGCTATGCAATCGGGAGCAAAAAAAGGCCGACGCCCAAGCGCCGGCCTGATCCACCGAGGTGGCCCGCAATCGCTGCGGCATCGGCTGTGCCGTTGTTCTTGTTATGCCCTCTCCGGCTTGTCTGCCTGGCGCCTTGCCACTCAGAAGCGCCAGCCCAGGCCCACACCGGCCAGCACCGGATCGACCTTGAACTTGCCGACCTTGGCGCCATGGGAATGCACGTCGGTGCTGATGTAGACCTTCTTCACGTCGAAGTTCAGATACAGGTTCCTGGCCAGCGGGATGTCCACGCCGACCTGCAGCGCGCCGCCCCAGCTGCTCTTGTCCACGGAAGGGCCCAGCGCGGTCTGCACCGCCGGGTTGAAGCGCACGCTGGAAAAGCGCGTGTAGTTGATGCCCGCGCCCACATAGGGTTTGAAGCCGCTGAAATTGGTGAAGTGGTACTGCGCCAGCAGCGTGGGCGGCAGGTGCTTGAGCGAGCCGATATCGGCGCCGGCAGAGCGGATGGTCTGCTTTTGCGGGTAGGTCAGGATCAGCTCGGCGGCGAGGTTGGGCGTGAAGAAGTACGACACGTCCACTTCGGGCAGCCACTTGTTGTTGATCGACAGGTCCAGGTTCGGGTTGGTGCTGCCGCCGTTGGCGCTGTTCAGGTGCACGGCGCGCACGCGCAGCATCAGCGGGCCTTCGGCACTGGCCGAAGACTGCTGCGCAAAGGCAGCGCCCGAGGTCATGGCACAAACGGCGGCCAGGGCCAGCAGGGTCTTGTTCATAGCTTCGTGGGTCTGGTTGACACGGGGACGACCCCCGTACAAACCATTAGGCCCACGAGCAAATTGCTCAGGTTTGCGCCACGTCAAGCTTTGCCGCGTGGCCTGCGCCGGTGTTCACGAGGCGCCACGCAGGCGCTGCACCAGCGTCCAGGCGCCCAGCGCCACGGCGCCGACCACGGCGCCCACCAGCGCGCCAGCCAGGTGCGTGGCGAGAAACTCCCAGGCGCCGCCCAGCGGCCAGCCGGCCAGGTGCGCGCCGGCGCGCTCGATGGCGTGCCCCAAAGGCGGCACGCCGTGCACGATGATGCCGCCGCCCACCAGGAACATGGCGGCCGTGCCGGCCACGGCCAGGCCCTTCATCAGCCTGGGTGCCGCGGCCACCAGCGCCTGGCCGACGCGCCGCGCCAGGCGGCCGGGCTTGCGCATCAGCCACAGGCCCACGTCGTCCATCTTCACGATGCCGGCGACCAGGCCGTAAACACCGACCGTCATGAGCACCGCGATGGCCGAAAGCACGGCGACCTGCTGCATGAACGGCGCCTGCGCCACCGTGCCCAGGGCGATGACGATGATCTCG belongs to Melaminivora suipulveris and includes:
- a CDS encoding efflux RND transporter permease subunit, which encodes MNVSRLFIQRPVATALVMLAVLLAGLVGLRFLPIAALPQVDYPTIQVQTLYPGASPDVMSRTVTAPLERQFGQMPGLSRMGSVSSAGVSLITLQFGLALDMDTAEQQVQAAMNAAGSLLPADLPAPPIYAKINPADAPVLQLAVTSSSLPLTEVQNLVNTRLALKISQIDGVGLVTLAGGQRPAVRVQGNVQALAAMGLTLDTISSAIAAGNSSSAKGSFDGPTRQYSINANDQLLSVEDYRELIVAYVGGAPVRLKDVAQVVDGAENRRLGAWVAIENDSNTPMKDADRGRISPQNAAGLAPAIILNVQRQPGANVIATVDAIKRQLPQLQESLPQSVQLAVLTDRTLGIRASVRHVQMELVLAVVMVVLVIFAFLHSLRATVIASIAVPVSLIGTLAFMYLLGYSLNNLTLMALTIATGFVVDDAIVMIENIARHREMQAGVAGPGGAADTGNVPAQGHVGAADVSRSQNIVNHTAAAADAAPNPAEPTHKSPMQAALDGAGEIGFTIISLTVSLIAVLIPLLFMQEVIGRLFREFAVTLAITILFSAVVSLTLVPMMSARMLGPLDEAQGRIARRIQRAMDAIIDRYDRSLVWVLAHQPLTLLVAVLTLALTALLYVVIPKDLFPTQSTGQLQGQVQAAADVSFARMSALQGQVAQIVLQDEAVQSLSSVVGVDAANNSAMSSGRLVINLRERGVFGDSEAAIMQRLRERVGEQVAGVTLFLQPTQDLTIDSDSGPTQYRLDLEGVDTQLVNQWAQRLVQRLQAVPEVRHATTEAGASGPAAMIRVDRDTAARLGVTASSLDSLLYSAFGQRIVSTIFTETNQYRVILEAAQQDAASLRALRELPVKTSSGATTPLASFAEVVEERTPLVIRRVGQYPAATVGFDTAPGVSLGAAVKAVRAAAQEAGLPAAVTLRFTGAAGAYQTSLANQLWLILAAVVCVYIVLGVLYESYVHPLTILSTLPSAGVGALLALELTGHTLDVVGIIGLVLLIGIVKKNAIMMIDFAIDAERGGGKSAREAIHQAALLRFRPILMTTLAALAAAVPLMLSWGDGAELRRPLGIAIFGGLVLSQLLTLFTTPVIYLWFDRLARRFASSSPRTCAEGGETR
- a CDS encoding efflux RND transporter periplasmic adaptor subunit, with translation MAASPDLPADPPAARPPRRWRAVLVALLLIALLVGSAWYLVQRSRAPAGGGAPGGGAPAFGAGGAMPSATVGAARAVRGELPIVIDALGTVTPPITAALVPQVSGVLTEVLFTEGQSVKKGQVLARIDPRPFEQALAQAKSQTARDQAQLAAARVTLERYQELWRQDSIARQTLDTQTALVQQLEAALQADRAAERTAQLNVDYTTLRAPVAGTIGLRAVDPGNLVSSGLSGGIATITQVQPIDVLFAVPQDRVPAVRQAQARGPLPVTALDRARTQTLAEGRFLTLDNQVTTATGTVRAKARFANEGGTLFPNQFVNARLQLGVERGVLVPVTAVRSGPQGEYVYVIDEERVAHMRSVKRGMSSVQQALITEGLTEGERVVTEGGDRVKDGGRVQLTGEGGASGARSGARAGPGGASAPRGAGSGTRPDAGAPQRRASEPVAPAPAPAASGASR
- the egtB gene encoding ergothioneine biosynthesis protein EgtB, whose product is MRLPSNELPPLSGATPLASASGACQCFLDVRAATERLAAPLSAEDCGAQSMLEASPIKWHLAHTTWFFETFILERFEPQFAPFDPAFRVLFNSYYQGVGRQHPRGQRGLLTRPDLGTVQAWRANVQERMVRLLQHPASAANAELASLLELGLQHEQQHQELIVTDVKHLLWCNPTWPTYQEASAQLDEPAAAPPVLRWQRFDAGLAQIGHDGMGFAFDNELPRHQVWLDAYELATRPVTNAEYQAFIAAGGYDDPAWWLAEGWDWRSSQQITHPLYWRETAQGWCEFTLAGGRPLAPEQPVVHLSYFEADAYARWAGARLPTEAEWEAAAQGCAQDLAAGRFAASAVLHPLPAPTQHSGGCALVQMFGDVWEWTSSSYAPYPGFAPAPGAVGEYNGKFMVNQYVLRGGSCATPAGHVRASYRNFFPTTARWQFSGLRLARSVQP
- the egtD gene encoding L-histidine N(alpha)-methyltransferase, which produces MPVAILAHDRQPATIPLPAAPRGGSTSRAGPEAPPVERAEITSGLLRGSACLSPKYFYDQRGSELFEAITRLPEYYPTRTERAVLLRHAGAIAQTVGTHGVVIEPGAGSCDKARVLCRLLRARQYVAIDISADYLQGAVARLRAALPGLDAWAVGGDITAGMQLPPGIAARDRLVFYPGSSIGNFDPPAALALLQRMHELAAGEGGGILIGIDLPKDVAVLQAAYDDAAGVTAEFNRNILAHVNRLIGADFDPRQWRHEAFFNTAESRIEMHLAACGPQRVRWHGGERDFAGGERIHTENSYKYPLPVFMDMLARAGFHAPQAWTDKRGWYALVHARA
- a CDS encoding OmpW/AlkL family protein, which codes for MNKTLLALAAVCAMTSGAAFAQQSSASAEGPLMLRVRAVHLNSANGGSTNPNLDLSINNKWLPEVDVSYFFTPNLAAELILTYPQKQTIRSAGADIGSLKHLPPTLLAQYHFTNFSGFKPYVGAGINYTRFSSVRFNPAVQTALGPSVDKSSWGGALQVGVDIPLARNLYLNFDVKKVYISTDVHSHGAKVGKFKVDPVLAGVGLGWRF